A single genomic interval of Lathyrus oleraceus cultivar Zhongwan6 chromosome 7, CAAS_Psat_ZW6_1.0, whole genome shotgun sequence harbors:
- the LOC127107068 gene encoding xyloglucan endotransglucosylase protein 6 has protein sequence MSSKMCVFYGLFVCLMLVFCVSMTTSSRFDELFQPSWAFDHFVHEGDLLKLKLDNSSGAGFGSKNKYMFGKVSIQLKLVEGDSAGTVTAFYMSSEGTKHNEFDFEFLGNSTGEPYSVQTNVYVNGVGNREQRLNLWFDPTKDFHSYSIFWNQRQVVFLVDETPIRVHTNMEHRGIPYPKDQAMGVYSSIWNADDWATQGGRVKTDWSHAPFLVTYKSFEINACECPVSVAGMDNRKRCSSSEDKKYWWDEPKLSVLNLHQSHQLMWVRAKHMVYDYCNDASRFPVTPLECLHHRHRLF, from the exons ATGTCTTCCAAAATGTGTGTGTTCTATGGGCTGTTTGTGTGTCTTATGTTGGTGTTTTGCGTGTCAATGACCACCTCTTCAAGGTTTGATGAACTCTTCCAACCAAGTTGGGCTTTTGACCATTTTGTTCACGAAGGAGATCTCCTTAAACTCAAACTTGACAACTCTTCCG GAGCTGGTTTTGGATCGAAAAACAAGTACATGTTTGGGAAAGTATCTATCCAACTTAAGCTTGTTGAAGGTGATTCTGCTGGAACTGTTACCGCTTTCTAT ATGTCATCGGAAGGTACAAAGCACAACGAGTTTGATTTTGAGTTCTTAGGAAACAGCACAGGTGAACCTTATTCTGTTCAAACAAATGTGTATGTTAATGGAGTTGGTAACCGTGAACAAAGACTTAACCTTTGGTTTGATCCTACTAAGGATTTTCACTCTTACTCCATTTTCTGGAATCAACGCCAAGTTGT ATTTTTGGTGGATGAAACACCAATAAGAGTACACACAAACATGGAACATAGAGGAATTCCATATCCAAAAGACCAAGCAATGGGAGTATACAGTTCAATATGGAACGCAGATGATTGGGCAACACAAGGAGGAAGAGTGAAAACAGATTGGAGTCATGCACCTTTCCTTGTAACCTATAAATCCTTTGAAATCAATGCTTGTGAGTGTCCGGTATCAGTGGCTGGAATGGATAATAGAAAGAGATGTAGTAGTAGTGAGGATAAGAAGTATTGGTGGGATGAACCAAAACTTTCAGTCCTTAATTTGCATCAGAGTCATCAACTAATGTGGGTTAGGGCTAAACATATGGTTTATGATTATTGTAATGATGCTTCTAGGTTTCCTGTTACTCCTCTTGAGTGTCTTCATCATCGTCATAGATTATTCTAA